TCGACGTCGACGTGCACGAACGTGCGTCCCCGCCGGTAGACCTCCAGGCCGCCGGTGTGCCGGTTGGCCCAGCGGTTGCCGATGCCCAGCACGAGGTCGCTCGCCAGGAGCGTCGCGTTGCCGTAGCGGTGCGCGGTCTGCAGCCCGGCCATGCCCGCCATCAGCGGGTGGTCGTCCGGGATCGCGCCCCAGCCCATCAGCGTGGGGACGACGGGGACGTCGAGCAGCTCCGCGAGCTCCACCAGCTCCGCGCAGGCGTCGGCGTTGACGATCCCGCCGCCCGCGACGATCAGCGGTCGCTCGGCGGCGGCCAGCAGGTCGAGCACCTTCTCGGCCTGAGCGCGGGTGGCCACGGGCCGGTGCACGGGCAGCGGCTCGTAGGTCTCGACGTCGAAGTCGATCTCGGCGAGCTGGACGTCGATCGGCAGGTCGAGCAGCACCGGACCGGGGCGCCCGGAGCGCATGAGGTGGAACGCCTGGGCGAACGCGCCCGGCACCTGCCCCGGCTCCAGGACGGTCATGGCGAGCTTGGTGACCGGCCCGGCGATCGCGGCGATGTCGACGGCCTGGAAGTCCTCCTTGTGCAGCCGCGCCACCGGCGCCTGCCCGGTGATGGCCAGGATCGGGATCGAGTCGGCCGACGCCGAGTACAGCCCGGTGATCATGTCGGTGCCCGCGGGACCCGAGGTGCCGACGCAGACGCCGAAGTTGCCGGCCCTCGCGCGGGTGTAGCCCTCGGCCATGTGCGAGGCGCCCTCGACGTGGCGGGCGAGGACGTGGGTCAGGCCGTCCCCCGTGGCCTCGGCGTCGGCGCGCATGGCGTCGTAGAACGGGTTGATCGCGGCGCCGGGCAGGCCGAACACGTGCGTGACTCCCTCCTTGCGCAGGATGGCGACGGCGGCGTCGATGGCGCGCATGCGGGTCACTTCGTGGTCCTTCCGGAGAGGGTCTCGACCTGCAGCAGCAGCGCGCTGTGGTCGAGGGAGCCGTGGCCCTGGGCGCGCAGCGAGGCGACCAGCTGGGCGACGTGCGCCCCCAGCGGGATCGCGACGCCGGCCTCGCGGGCGGCGGCGGTGACGATGCCGAGGTCCTTGTGGTGCAGGTCGATGCGGAAGCCGGGGGCGAACTCCCGTGCCCGCATCCCGGCGGCCTTGCGGTCGAGCACGGTGCTCCCGGCCAGGCCGCCTGCGAGGACCCGCGTGGCGGCGTCGGTGTCGACGCCGTGGGCCTCCAGGAACACCAGCGCCTCGGCGACGAGCTGGATGTTCCCGGCGACGATCAGCTGGTTGGCCGCCTTCACGGTCTGCCCGGCCCCGGCCGGGCCGACGTGCACGACGGTGCCGCCGACGACGTCGAGGTAGGGGCGGGCCGCCTCGACGTCGGCCGCCTCCCCGCCGACCATGATCGACAGGGTGGCCTCGACCGCCCCGGCCTCCCCGCCGCTGACCGGGGCGTCGACGACGCGGACGCCGTGCTCGGCACCGGCCGCGGCCACTCGGCAGGCGACGTCGGGGCGGATGGTCGAGCAGTCGACGTGCAGCGTGCCGGGCTTGACGTTCGGGTGGATCTCGCGGGCCAGCGCCTCGACGTCCGGGCTGTCCGGGACCATCGTGATCACGACCTCGGCGTCGCGGACGGCGTCGACGGTGTTCTCCGCGGCCAGCCCTCCGGCGGCGACGAGCCGGTCGACGGCCGGTCGGGACAGGTTGTGGCCGACCACCTCGTGGCCGGCGGCGACGAGGTGGGCCGCCATCGGGCCGCCCATGATGCCGAGTCCGATGAACGCGATGCGGGTCATGACGAGAGCTCCTCGGTCCGCGCCAGCCAGTCGAAGGCGGCGGCGCTGGTGGTGGTGGGTGCGTACTCGAGCCCGACGCGGCCGGCGTAGCCCGCGTCGTCGAGCGCGGCGAGGTGGCGGCGCAGGTCGAGCGAGCCGGTGCCGGGCTCGTGGCGGCCCGGGGCGTCGGCGACCTGGACGTGGCCGATCCGGTCGACGTGCGCCGGGAGCGCGTCGAGGTCGTCGCCGTTGACGGCGAGGTGGTAGAGGTCGGCGAGCAGGGCGGTGCCCGGGACGCGGTCGACGACGGCGAGCGCGTCGGCCGCGGTGCGCAGCGGGTAGCGGTCGGCACCGGAGAGCGGTTCGAGCACGACGGTCGCGCCGATCCGGGACGCCTCGGCCGCGGCGAACGCGAGGTGGGCCTCGGCGAGGTCGTCCTGGCCGGTCGCCCCGTCGATGCGGTTGCCGTACAGGGCGTTGAACACCGACGTCCCGAGCCGCTCGCCGATCCCGACGGCGACGGCGACGGAGTCGCGGAACTCGCTCTCCCGCCCGGGCCAGGACACGAGGCCGCGGTCGCCGGCGGGCATGTCGCCCGCCGCGAAGTTGAGGCCGGTCAGCCGGACCCCGGCGTCCTGCACGGCGGCGACGAACGCGTCGACCTCGGCGTCGTCGGCGGTGGTGAACGGCCACCAGAACTCGACGGCGTCGAACCCGGCGGCGGCCGCGGCGGCGGGGCGCTGCAGCAGGGGCAGCTCGGTGAACAGGATGGAGCAGTTGACGGCACAGCGGATCGCCATGGGGCCCTCCAAGGGCGTGCGGGACTCGCAGGAAGGCCACCTTCCTGCCTTCTCGTTGCGTGAAGGTGGCCTTGCTGCAATACGGGTGGGGCGGACTCGGGCGGTCAGCGCGCCGCGGTCCAGCGGCGCTCCAGGTGCGCGCGGCCCTGCTCGGTGAGCGGGCCGTGCAGCCGCAGGCGGGCCATGCCGCCGTCGGGGTGGATGTCCAGGCGTACCGCCGTGGTGGGGCGGGGGTCGGCGAGCACGAAGCGGTGCCGGGTGTCGGGGCGCAGCGGTACCCGGGGCAGCAGGTCGAACCACTCCCCCGCCCCCGTGCGGCCGCGCAGCGTCGCCCACCCGGGCGCGTTGTGCAGGAACCAGCTCGTGTCCAGCTCGGCGACGGCGATCGTGCCCTCGGCGGCGAGCGCGAGCTCCACCCAGTCGTTGCCGTCGTCGCGGCGCCGGGCGGTCTCCCAGCCCTCCCCCATCGAGCGGGCGGGCCCGGGCAGCAGCAGGTTGTTCGGCGAGCTGTAGAACAGGTTCGAGCAGCCGGTGACGACGCCGCCGTTCTCCAGCGCCACCAGGTCGACGGTGCCGAGCGCGTCGAGCAGCGCCGGGTCCGGCAGCGCCTCGCCGTGCACCCGCAGCCGCGCGACGCCGCCGTCGGGGAAGATCCGCAACCGGACGTGCGTGACCCGCCGGGTGCTCTGCACGGCGAACGCGTTCTCGGTGTCGCCCGTGATCGCCGTGCGCGGGAGCAGGGGCTCCCACGCGGCGCCGGTCAGGTCGTCGACCGACGGGTTCCCGTCGAGCGCGACGCCGTCGACCGCCGCCTCCGGCGGGTAGTTGCCGGTGAACCAGGACGTGTCGACGACGACGCCGTGCACGATCCCCGGCGCGCCGAGCCGGACGACGGCCTCGTCGTGGCCCGCCTCCCGGCGGCGGCGGGTCTCCCAGCCGTCGTAGACCTTGCCCTTGGGCCCGAACGAGCCCGGGTCGAACACGGCCGGCCCGGGGGTGATCAGGTTCTCGCGGACGGCGAACGCCTCGTCGTTGGCGTGCACGACCGAGCCGCCGAGGTTGCGCACGGCGAGATCGGGCAGCCTGCGGAACTCGTTCACGACTCTCCTCGGGTGAGCAGGCGGCCGCGGGGCGGGCCGTCGTCGACCGGGGCGCCGCGCAGCCAGGTCGCGCGGACCCGGCCGTGCAGCTCGCGCCCGGCGTAGGGGGTGATCGGGTGGCGGTGGTGCAGCGCGCCGACGGTGAACGCCTCGTCCGGGGCCAGCACGACGAGGTCGGCGTCGCCGCCCGCCGCGATCCGGCCCTTGCGGGTCATCCCGACCAGCGCGGCGGGCCGCTCGGCCATCCACCGCACCACCTCGGCGAGGTCGTGGCCGCGGCGGCGGGCCTCGGTCCACACCACCGGCAGGCTCAGCTGCAGCGACGCGATCCCGCCCCAGGCGGCGCCGAAGTCGCCGCTGTCGAGCTCCTTCAACTCCGGCGTGCACGGCGAGTGGTCGCTGACCACCAGGTCGACGGTGCCGTCGGCGAGGCCCGCCCACAGCGCGTCGCGGTTGGCCGACCCGCGCACCGGCGGGCAGCACTTGAACCGGGTGTCGCCGTCGGGCACCTCCTCGGCGGTGAGCGCGAGGTAGTGCGGGCAGGTCTCGACGCTCACCCGCACGCCCGCGGCCCGCGCCGCCGCGAGCTGCGGCAGCGACCCGGCCGAGGACAGGTGCACCACGTGCACCCGCGCCCCGGTCTCCCCGGCGAGCCGCAGCAGCAGCGCGATGGCGGAGTCCTCCGACGCACCGGGGCGCGACGCCACGAAGTCGGCGTAGCGGCGCCCGGACGCGGCCGTGACCAGCGCCCCGTCCTCGGCGTGCGCGATCAGCAGCCCGTCGAACGCGGCGACCTCGCGCAGCGCGGGTCCCGGGTCGAGCAGCGGCGGGAACTCGGGCACGCCGGAGTCGATGAGGAAGGCCTTGACGCCGAACACGCCCGCGTCGTGCAGCGCCCGCAGGTCGCCGGTGTTGCCCGGGACGGCCCCGCCCCAGAACCCGACGTCGACGGCGCACCGGCCGTCGGCGGCCTTCCGCTTGACCTCCAGCGCGTCGACGTCGACGGTCGGCGGCAGGGAGTTCAGCGGCATGTCGACGATCGTGGTGACCCCGCCCGCCGCCGCGGCGCGGGTGGCGGTCGCGAAGCCCTCCCACTCGGTGCGGCCCGGCTCGTTGACGTGCACGTGCGTGTCGACCAGCCCGGGGATCAGCACCTCGTCGGCGGCGAGGACGACCTCACGGGCCCCGGCGACGGCGGCGTCGCGCGGCAGCACCGCGGCGATCCGCTCCCCCTCGACGACCACGGCGGCCGCCCGCTGCACGCCGTCGACCACGGCCCGGTCGGCCCGGAACACGATCACGGCTGCCCCCGGTACGCGCGCCAGCTCGCCAGCGCCGAGATGTCGGTCAGCTCCGCGGCGCCGTGCGCGCGGCGCAGGACCATCGCCAGCGATCCCGACCCGTCGGCCAGCTCCACCACGCCCAGCTCCAGGCCGTCGGGCTCGCCGGGGAGCAGGACCTCGCGCAGCCGGTCGTAGGACAGGTCGTAGACCTCGCCGTGCACCGCGGCCCCGCCCGCGCCGACGTCCTCCAGCGCGGGGTAGCGGCCGCCGACGGCGTGGAACCGGTAGCGCGGCGCGGTCGTGGTGGTCGCGACCAGCGGGGCGTCGCCGACGAGGTGGTGGTCGGCGCCGCCGGCCATGGCGGTGCCGTTGAGGAACATGAGGGGCACGGTCGCTCCTTGTCGGGGTCGTGCGCGGGTCGGGGGGTCGTGCGCGGGTCGGGGGGTCGTGCGCGGAAGGGGTGGCCGGGGCGAACCCTTCCGCACACGGGCGGTGGCGTCAGCCGCAGAGGTGCTCGGGCCGCACGGGGACGCGCCGGACGGGCCGGCCGGTCGCCGCGCGGATCGCCGCCGCCACCGCGGGCCCGCTGCTGATCGTCGGCGGCTCGCCGACCCCGCGCACGCCGTAGGGGGCGTGCGGGTCGGCGTACTCGAGCACCGCGATCCGCATCGGGGGCATGTCGAGGATCGTGGGGATCAGGTAGTCGGTGAACGACGGGTTCCGCACGTGGCCGTCGGTCACGACGATCTCCTCCATCAGCGCCAGGCCCATCCCCTGGGCGCTGCCGCCCTGGATCTGGCCGATCACGGCGTCCGGGTTGATCGCCTTGCCGACGTCCTGCGCGGTGTCCAGCGCCACGACCTTGACCAGCCCCAGCTCGACGTCCACGTCGACCACGGCCCGGTGCGCGGAGAACGCGTACTGCACGTGCGCGTCGCCCTGCCCGGTCTCCGGGTCGATCGCCCGGGTCGGCCGGTGCCGCCACTCGACGGTCTCCTCGACGGCGTCGTCGCCGAGCACCTCGGCCAGCGACGCGACCACCTCCCCCTGCGCCGACACGATCTTGTCGCCGTCCAGGCGGCAGCCGGGCACGTCGACCCGGGCCAGCACCGACGCGCGCACGGCCTCGCAGGCGGCCTTGACCGCGCCGCCGGTGACGTAGGTCTGCCGTGACGCCGACGTGGAGCCGCCGGACCCGACCGTGGTGTCCTTGGGGTGCACCACGACCCGCTCGACGCCCAGCTCGGTGCGGCAGATCTGCTGCTCCACGGTGATCAGGCCCTGCCCGACCTCCGCCGCCGCGGTGTGCACGGTGACCACCGGCTCGCCGCCGGTCAGCTCCAGGCGGACGCGCGCGGTCGAGTAGTCGTCGAAGCCCTCGGAGAACCCGACGTTCTTGTAGGTCACCGCGTAGCCGATCCCCCGCACGACGCCCTCGCCGTGGGTGGTGTTGGCGACCCCGCCGGGGAGGTCGCGCAGGTCGGCCTCGGCCTCCCGCTCCGGGGGCAGCGGCATGTCGCGGACGATCCGGACCAGCTCGGCCACCGGCGCCGCGGAGTCGATCAGCTGCCCGGTGATGTTGTGGTCGCCCTCGCGCATCCCGTTGAGCGCGCGGATCTCGACCCGGTCGACGCCCACGGCGTCCGCGAGCTCGTCCATCAGGGCCTCGTGGGCGAACGCGGCCTGCACGCAGCCGAAGCCGCGCATCGCCCCGCACGGCGGGTTGTTCGTGTACACGCCGCGGGCGTCGACGTGCACGCTCGGGAAGTTGTAGGGGCCCATGCCCAGCGTGCCGCCGTTGCCGACGACCGCCCCGGTCGACGAGGCGTACGCACCGCCGTCGAACAGGATGTCGGCCCGGCCGTAGACCAGCGTGCCGTCCGGCTGCGCGCCGAACTCGTAGCGCAGCCACGCCGGGTGGCGGTGGACGTGGCCGTGGAAGGACTCGTCGCGGGCGTAGCTCATCTTCACCGGCTTCCCGGTGCGCAGAGCGAGGAGGCAGGCGTGGACGTGGACCGAGAGGTCCTCGCGCCCGCCGAACGCCCCGCCGACGCCGGCCAGGGTGAGCCGCACCTGCTCGGGCGGCAGCCCGAGCACGCGGCAGATCTGGGACTGGTCGACGTGCAGCCACTGCGTGGCGACGAACAGGTCGACGCCGCCGTCGCCGTCGGGCACGGCCAGCCCGGACTCGGGGCCCAGGAACGCCTGGTCCTGCATGCCGACCTCGAAGTCCAGCGCCACCACGACGGGTGCGGTGGGGGCGGGGTCGCCGCGGCGGATCTGCATCGCCCGGACCAGGTTGCCGCCGGGGTGCACCTGCGGAGCGTCGTCGTCGAGGGCGCGGCGGGGATCGGTGACGGCGGGCAGCACCTCGTAGTCGACGACGATCCGCTTCGCCGCGCGCCGCGCGGTCTCCGGGTGGTCGGCGGCGACCAGCGCCACCGGCTCGCCCTCGTAGCGGACGACGCCGGTCGCCAGGGCCGGGGTGTCGAGGTGCTCCAGACCCACGGCGTTGACGCCGGGCACGTCGTCGGCGGTGAGCACCGCGGACACGCCGGGCACGGCCCGTGCGGCCGCGGTGTCGATCGAGCGGATGCGGGCGTGCGGGTGCGGGCTGCGCAGCGTGACGCCCCAGACCATGTCGTCGTGCCACAGGTCCGAGGCGTAGGCGAACTGGCCGGTGACCTTGAGGTCGGCGTCGGGGCGGACCGGCGAGTCGCCGATCCGGCCGGCGACGCCGGTCTGCGTGCTGGTCATGCCTTCTCCAACAGGGTGCGGTGGACGCGTGCGCACTCGCGGGCGAGCGCGTCGGTGTCGACGGTGAGGACGCGGTCGCGCTCGACGACCGGGCGGCCGTCGACGAGCAGCAGCTCCAGGGGCGGCGGTGAGCCGAGGACGAGCGCGGCCACCGGGTCGGCGACGTCGGCGTGCGCGAGCCCGTCGATGCGCCACAGGGCGAGGTCGGCGAGCTTGCCGACCTCGATCGAGCCGATCTCGTCGGCGCGGCCGAGGACGGCGGCCCCGCCGAGGGTGCCCAGCTCCAGTGCGTCGCGGACGGTGAGCGCGGTGGGCCCGCCGACGGCGCGGGCGAACAGCAGCGCATGCCGCAGCTCCTCCAGCAGGCTGCCGGCCTCGTTGCTGGCCGCGCCGTCGACGCCGAGCCCGACGCGGGCGCCGGCGTCGCGCAGGTCGCGGGTGCGGGCGATGCCGGCCCCGAGGCGCGCGTTGGACGACGGGCAGTGCGCCACGCCGGTGGACGAGTCGCCGATCTTCTTCACCGCGGAGTCGTCGAGGTGGATCGCGTGGGCGAACCAGACGTCGTCGCCGGTCCAGCCCAGCGACTCGACGTACTCCAGCGGCGAGCAGCCGAAGCGCTCCCGGCAGAAGTCCTCCTCGTCGAGGGTCTCGGCGAGGTGGGTGTGCAGCCGGACGCCGAGCTCCCTGGCCAGCACCGCGGACTCGCGCATGAGGTCCCCGGTCACCGAGAACGGCGAGCAGGGGGCCAGGGCCACCCGCAGCATCGAGCCCGGCGACGGGTCGTGCCAGCGGTCCACGGCCTCCCGGGACGCGGCGAGGATCGCGTCGCGCGACTCGACGACGTGGTCGGGCGGCAGGCCGCCGTCGCGGCGGCCCAGGTCCATCGAGCCGCGCGTCGTGTGGAACCGCAGCCCCACCTCGGCGGCCGCGCGGATCTCGGCCCCGAGGACGTCGCCGCCCTCACGGGGGAACACGTAGTGGTGGTCGCTGCTGGTGGTGCAGCCGGTGAGCGCGAGCTGCGCCAGCGCTCCGCTCGCGCCGGTGTGCACGGCGTGCTCGTCGATGCCGGCCCACACCGGGTAGAGCGTGGTCAGCCACT
This sequence is a window from Pseudonocardia petroleophila. Protein-coding genes within it:
- a CDS encoding 2-hydroxy-3-oxopropionate reductase, translated to MTRIAFIGLGIMGGPMAAHLVAAGHEVVGHNLSRPAVDRLVAAGGLAAENTVDAVRDAEVVITMVPDSPDVEALAREIHPNVKPGTLHVDCSTIRPDVACRVAAAGAEHGVRVVDAPVSGGEAGAVEATLSIMVGGEAADVEAARPYLDVVGGTVVHVGPAGAGQTVKAANQLIVAGNIQLVAEALVFLEAHGVDTDAATRVLAGGLAGSTVLDRKAAGMRAREFAPGFRIDLHHKDLGIVTAAAREAGVAIPLGAHVAQLVASLRAQGHGSLDHSALLLQVETLSGRTTK
- the alc gene encoding allantoicase; protein product: MNEFRRLPDLAVRNLGGSVVHANDEAFAVRENLITPGPAVFDPGSFGPKGKVYDGWETRRRREAGHDEAVVRLGAPGIVHGVVVDTSWFTGNYPPEAAVDGVALDGNPSVDDLTGAAWEPLLPRTAITGDTENAFAVQSTRRVTHVRLRIFPDGGVARLRVHGEALPDPALLDALGTVDLVALENGGVVTGCSNLFYSSPNNLLLPGPARSMGEGWETARRRDDGNDWVELALAAEGTIAVAELDTSWFLHNAPGWATLRGRTGAGEWFDLLPRVPLRPDTRHRFVLADPRPTTAVRLDIHPDGGMARLRLHGPLTEQGRAHLERRWTAAR
- the pucD gene encoding xanthine dehydrogenase subunit D, coding for MTSTQTGVAGRIGDSPVRPDADLKVTGQFAYASDLWHDDMVWGVTLRSPHPHARIRSIDTAAARAVPGVSAVLTADDVPGVNAVGLEHLDTPALATGVVRYEGEPVALVAADHPETARRAAKRIVVDYEVLPAVTDPRRALDDDAPQVHPGGNLVRAMQIRRGDPAPTAPVVVALDFEVGMQDQAFLGPESGLAVPDGDGGVDLFVATQWLHVDQSQICRVLGLPPEQVRLTLAGVGGAFGGREDLSVHVHACLLALRTGKPVKMSYARDESFHGHVHRHPAWLRYEFGAQPDGTLVYGRADILFDGGAYASSTGAVVGNGGTLGMGPYNFPSVHVDARGVYTNNPPCGAMRGFGCVQAAFAHEALMDELADAVGVDRVEIRALNGMREGDHNITGQLIDSAAPVAELVRIVRDMPLPPEREAEADLRDLPGGVANTTHGEGVVRGIGYAVTYKNVGFSEGFDDYSTARVRLELTGGEPVVTVHTAAAEVGQGLITVEQQICRTELGVERVVVHPKDTTVGSGGSTSASRQTYVTGGAVKAACEAVRASVLARVDVPGCRLDGDKIVSAQGEVVASLAEVLGDDAVEETVEWRHRPTRAIDPETGQGDAHVQYAFSAHRAVVDVDVELGLVKVVALDTAQDVGKAINPDAVIGQIQGGSAQGMGLALMEEIVVTDGHVRNPSFTDYLIPTILDMPPMRIAVLEYADPHAPYGVRGVGEPPTISSGPAVAAAIRAATGRPVRRVPVRPEHLCG
- the gcl gene encoding glyoxylate carboligase; the encoded protein is MTRMRAIDAAVAILRKEGVTHVFGLPGAAINPFYDAMRADAEATGDGLTHVLARHVEGASHMAEGYTRARAGNFGVCVGTSGPAGTDMITGLYSASADSIPILAITGQAPVARLHKEDFQAVDIAAIAGPVTKLAMTVLEPGQVPGAFAQAFHLMRSGRPGPVLLDLPIDVQLAEIDFDVETYEPLPVHRPVATRAQAEKVLDLLAAAERPLIVAGGGIVNADACAELVELAELLDVPVVPTLMGWGAIPDDHPLMAGMAGLQTAHRYGNATLLASDLVLGIGNRWANRHTGGLEVYRRGRTFVHVDVEPTQIGRVFAPDYGVVSDAGAFLRQMLAAARDRALPPRDAWVRECAGRKGAMQRRTHFDDIPVKPQRVYEEMNRAFGPETRYVSTIGLSQIAGAQFLHVYRPRHWINCGQAGPLGWTAPAALGVAVADPDAPVVALSGDYDFQFMIEELAVGAQFNLPYLHVVVNNSYLGLIRQAQRGFAMDYCVQLGFDNVNSPELGKYGVDHVKVAEGLGCKAIRVTDPRDLAAAFARARELMATHRVPVVVEVVLERVTNIAMGTEIDAVTEFEDLASTAEDAPTATIPLR
- a CDS encoding allophanate hydrolase-related protein, translating into MFLNGTAMAGGADHHLVGDAPLVATTTTAPRYRFHAVGGRYPALEDVGAGGAAVHGEVYDLSYDRLREVLLPGEPDGLELGVVELADGSGSLAMVLRRAHGAAELTDISALASWRAYRGQP
- the allB gene encoding allantoinase AllB translates to MIVFRADRAVVDGVQRAAAVVVEGERIAAVLPRDAAVAGAREVVLAADEVLIPGLVDTHVHVNEPGRTEWEGFATATRAAAAGGVTTIVDMPLNSLPPTVDVDALEVKRKAADGRCAVDVGFWGGAVPGNTGDLRALHDAGVFGVKAFLIDSGVPEFPPLLDPGPALREVAAFDGLLIAHAEDGALVTAASGRRYADFVASRPGASEDSAIALLLRLAGETGARVHVVHLSSAGSLPQLAAARAAGVRVSVETCPHYLALTAEEVPDGDTRFKCCPPVRGSANRDALWAGLADGTVDLVVSDHSPCTPELKELDSGDFGAAWGGIASLQLSLPVVWTEARRRGHDLAEVVRWMAERPAALVGMTRKGRIAAGGDADLVVLAPDEAFTVGALHHRHPITPYAGRELHGRVRATWLRGAPVDDGPPRGRLLTRGES
- a CDS encoding hydroxypyruvate isomerase family protein, with product MAIRCAVNCSILFTELPLLQRPAAAAAAGFDAVEFWWPFTTADDAEVDAFVAAVQDAGVRLTGLNFAAGDMPAGDRGLVSWPGRESEFRDSVAVAVGIGERLGTSVFNALYGNRIDGATGQDDLAEAHLAFAAAEASRIGATVVLEPLSGADRYPLRTAADALAVVDRVPGTALLADLYHLAVNGDDLDALPAHVDRIGHVQVADAPGRHEPGTGSLDLRRHLAALDDAGYAGRVGLEYAPTTTSAAAFDWLARTEELSS
- a CDS encoding 8-oxoguanine deaminase yields the protein MSTDGPTTIIEGAHVVTVTGEEFPGGHVVVEGNRITAVGPGPAPEALVRGEAGQGERFRARVVDGRGCLLTPGLVNTHNHLYQWVTRGLAVDHTLFEWLTTLYPVWAGIDEHAVHTGASGALAQLALTGCTTSSDHHYVFPREGGDVLGAEIRAAAEVGLRFHTTRGSMDLGRRDGGLPPDHVVESRDAILAASREAVDRWHDPSPGSMLRVALAPCSPFSVTGDLMRESAVLARELGVRLHTHLAETLDEEDFCRERFGCSPLEYVESLGWTGDDVWFAHAIHLDDSAVKKIGDSSTGVAHCPSSNARLGAGIARTRDLRDAGARVGLGVDGAASNEAGSLLEELRHALLFARAVGGPTALTVRDALELGTLGGAAVLGRADEIGSIEVGKLADLALWRIDGLAHADVADPVAALVLGSPPPLELLLVDGRPVVERDRVLTVDTDALARECARVHRTLLEKA